In a single window of the Hydrogenobaculum sp. 3684 genome:
- a CDS encoding SCP2 sterol-binding domain-containing protein: MYKFLSYDFIKAYKDQWNKNEKLKNDLKNFSAKLKYYIISKENEAVELIIKNGEAISCGMADGKDYDFEMWATLEDWKSLATGQMGPKAAMLTKKLKFKGSMITAMKYMGAFEESLRMMGSVPVDWNA; the protein is encoded by the coding sequence ATGTATAAATTTTTATCTTATGATTTTATAAAAGCTTACAAAGATCAATGGAACAAAAACGAGAAACTTAAAAATGATCTTAAAAACTTCTCTGCTAAGCTAAAATATTATATAATCTCTAAAGAGAATGAAGCGGTAGAGCTTATAATAAAAAATGGAGAGGCTATAAGCTGTGGAATGGCAGACGGTAAAGATTACGATTTTGAAATGTGGGCTACATTGGAAGACTGGAAATCGCTTGCTACAGGGCAAATGGGACCAAAAGCTGCCATGCTTACAAAGAAGTTAAAGTTTAAGGGTTCTATGATAACAGCTATGAAATATATGGGAGCTTTTGAGGAGAGTTTGAGGATGATGGGTAGCGTAC